The genomic stretch TGGGCCACCTGCGCGAACTGGACGCCCTGTTCACCGACCGGCAACCGCCCGAAGCCTGGCTGCAGCAACTGCGCGATGCGCAGGTGCGGATCTTCACGCCGGACACCTGATCACTTTCCGGCGCTTCTCCGTTCATCCGTCAACATTGACCTTTCATATTGCGCTCGCTTTTGTTCGTGCTATGTTCACCCGAACATTCCCACGAAAAAACACGAACCAAACATGACAAACGAAAACAGCAACTACGATCTCGTCGTAGTCGGAGGAGGCATCAACGGAGCGGGGATTGCACGGGACGCGGCGGGCCGGGGCCTGCGCGTGCTGCTCTGCGAACGGGACGACATCGCCGCGCACACCTCCTCCGCGAGTACCAAGCTCATCCACGGCGGCCTGCGTTATCTCGAGTACTACGAGTTCAGCCTGGTCCGCAAGGCGCTCAAGGAGCGGGAGGTGCTGCTCAAGGCGGCGCCCCACATCATCTGGCCGATGCGCTTCGTCATGCCGCACACCCGCTCGCTCCGCCCCCGGTGGATGATTCGCGCCGGACTGTTTCTCTACGACCACCTTGGCGGGCGCAGCAGCCTGCCGGGCTCCCGGGGGCTCAGGCTCGCCACCGATCCGGCCGGACAGCCACTGCGCCCGGAGTTCACCGATGGCTTCGCCTACTCCGACTGCTGGGTGCAGGACTCACGGCTGGTGGTACTGAACGCCCTGGATGCCGCCGAGCGCGGCGCCGAAGTGTGCATCCATACGGCCTGTGTCGGTGCCCGACGCGAAGGGGATCACTGGGCGGTGGACCTACAGGACCAGCACTCGGGCGCGAACCGCACCATCCAGGCCCGCGCCCTGGTCAATGCCGCCGGTCCCTGGGTCAGCCGCTTCCTCCAGTCCGTCACGGGCAGGGCCGAGCAGGCTGCGGGCAAGCACGTGCGGCTGGTGAAGGGCAGCCACCTGGTGGTGCCGAGGCTGTTCGATCACGATCAGGCCTACCTGCTGCAGAATGACGACCGTCGCGTCATCTTCGTGATCCCCTACGAACACGACTACTCCCTGATCGGCACCACCGACGAGGCCTTCGAGGGCGACCCGCGCAGCCTGTCCATCTCGGACGCGGAAACGGAATACCTCTGCAACACCATCAATCACTACTTCCAGCGCGCCATCACCCCGGCGGACGTGGTGTGGAGCTACGCCGGTGTGCGCCCCCTGTACGACGACGCAGCGGCGGACGCATCGGCGGTCACCCGCGACTACGTTCTCGACCTGGACACCGATGGCGGGCGGGCACCGCTGCTGTCGGTGTTCGGCGGCAAGATCACCACCTACCGCACGCTGGCCGAAGACGCGCTGGCGCAGCTTGCCGGCCCGCTGCAACTGGCCGCCAGACCCTGGACGGCGACGGAAACCCTTCCGGGTGGAGACATCCCGGCGGCCGACTTCGACGCGTGGCTGGCCGCCCTCGGCGAGGACTACCCGTTCCTGCCGCCGGGCCTGCTGTGGCGCTACGCCCGCAACTACGGCACCCGGATGCATACCCTGGTGGGTCATGCACGGTCGCTGGACGACCTGGGGGAACACCTCGGCGACGGCATGTACACGGCGGAACTGGATTACCTGATTCGGTACGAGTGGGCCCGGACCGCGGACGACGTCCTGTGGCGGCGTTCGCGCATGGGCCTGCACGTCTCCGAAACCACCAGGCAGGCAATCGATGCCTGGTTCTCACGGCACGGCGCCCCGGAACAACCCGGACTCACCGGGGAGGCTCACCGGGCGGCGCGCTGATACCACCTGAAGAAGGCTCGCACAGCCACCGCGGCATCCACGAGAGCGGACCAAGACGCCCGCCAAAGCCGTGCTGGTTTGTCACAAGGAGGAGGAGTAAGACATGACACCCTTTATCGGCGAAATCATCGGGACGATGATTCTCATCATATTCGGCGGCGGCGTCGTGGCAGGCGTCCTGCTGAACCATTCAAAAGCCCAGGCGAGTGGCTGGATCGTCATCACCGCGGGCTGGGGCATGGCGGTGGCGCTCGCCATCTACGCCGTGGGCGACATCAGCGGCGCCCACATCAACCCGGCGGTGACCGTCGGGCTGGCAGCCATCGGCGAGTTCCCCTGGGCGGATGTGCCCGCCTATATCGTGGCGCAGATGATCGGGGCCTTCATCGGCGCCAGCGTG from Aquisalimonas asiatica encodes the following:
- the glpD gene encoding glycerol-3-phosphate dehydrogenase, which translates into the protein MTNENSNYDLVVVGGGINGAGIARDAAGRGLRVLLCERDDIAAHTSSASTKLIHGGLRYLEYYEFSLVRKALKEREVLLKAAPHIIWPMRFVMPHTRSLRPRWMIRAGLFLYDHLGGRSSLPGSRGLRLATDPAGQPLRPEFTDGFAYSDCWVQDSRLVVLNALDAAERGAEVCIHTACVGARREGDHWAVDLQDQHSGANRTIQARALVNAAGPWVSRFLQSVTGRAEQAAGKHVRLVKGSHLVVPRLFDHDQAYLLQNDDRRVIFVIPYEHDYSLIGTTDEAFEGDPRSLSISDAETEYLCNTINHYFQRAITPADVVWSYAGVRPLYDDAAADASAVTRDYVLDLDTDGGRAPLLSVFGGKITTYRTLAEDALAQLAGPLQLAARPWTATETLPGGDIPAADFDAWLAALGEDYPFLPPGLLWRYARNYGTRMHTLVGHARSLDDLGEHLGDGMYTAELDYLIRYEWARTADDVLWRRSRMGLHVSETTRQAIDAWFSRHGAPEQPGLTGEAHRAAR